From Nerophis lumbriciformis linkage group LG13, RoL_Nlum_v2.1, whole genome shotgun sequence, one genomic window encodes:
- the olig2 gene encoding oligodendrocyte transcription factor 2, translated as MESDASRVSSRPSSPEGDDLFTSALQRTSAHGFPGAVSSTQGDSPSPHHAHAHHHHHHHLLHGGGAHLLRGLSEEDALALHAASKKERKLMSENELQTIRLKINSRERKRMHDLNVAMDGLREVMPYAHGPSVRKLSKIATLLLARNYILMLSSSLDEMKRLLSDVYGGGAHAHAGFHAAACGTMSHAGPVPAHAPVHHHSLLPPPPPPPAAAGAVRAPHGLLKAPAAPAFQHWGVAAGLPCPCSMCAVPRLAGDPK; from the coding sequence atggagtcGGACGCGAGCCGCGTGTCCAGCAGGCCGTCATCCCCGGAGGGAGACGACCTCTTCACGTCCGCCCTGCAGCGCACGTCCGCGCACGGCTTCCCGGGGGCCGTGTCGTCCACGCAGGGCGACTCTCCGTCCCCCCACCACGCCCacgcccaccaccaccaccaccaccacctgctGCACGGCGGCGGCGCGCACCTGCTGCGAGGCCTGTCCGAGGAGGACGCGCTGGCCCTGCACGCGGCCTCCAAGAAGGAGCGCAAGCTCATGTCCGAGAACGAGCTGCAGACCATCCGCCTGAAGATCAACAGCCGCGAGCGCAAGCGCATGCACGACCTGAACGTGGCCATGGACGGCCTGCGCGAGGTCATGCCGTACGCCCACGGGCCCTCCGTGCGCAAACTGTCTAAGATCGCCACGCTGCTGCTGGCCAGGAACTACATCCTGATGCTCAGCAGCTCTCTGGACGAGATGAAGCGCCTGCTCAGTGACGTCTACGGCGGCGGCGCGCACGCACACGCCGGCTTCCACGCGGCCGCCTGCGGGACTATGAGCCACGCGGGGCCAGTGCCCGCGCACGCCCCCGTGCACCACCACTCGCTTctcccgccgccgccgcctcctccCGCCGCCGCCGGTGCCGTCCGGGCCCCGCACGGACTCCTCAAGGCCCCCGCGGCCCCGGCCTTCCAGCACTGGGGGGTCGCGGCCGGTCTGCCGTGCCCGTGCAGCATGTGCGCGGTGCCGCGCCTGGCGGGAGACCCCAAGTGA